The following are encoded in a window of Trichomycterus rosablanca isolate fTriRos1 chromosome 13, fTriRos1.hap1, whole genome shotgun sequence genomic DNA:
- the si:ch211-163l21.10 gene encoding basal body-orientation factor 1 codes for MPTKKTKKGAKRTKGKGKKEIKPNSKSDKECDLERAKANAALWESRLEVTENSRVEYREVARRLARANEELTNQQYRAEKDTTDIIGFLKKKDLEKDTKTAALEEQLKDHKSKAFQEKELLVAEYLLKINELEEKIKKKTSEFRMIQGELKIIKEFRKKKADMEQELITIKENMYIAEREHQESLARMEHKFFSEKVRLEKEAEQRIAQLAERAHNEAIVQLDEASRSVFKENVHLKEALGYHLKEVKELSRGNKVLTDENTSLNLHKEMSELMIKENVAKLAAQRSELSELKAKVETLEKAMVIKASEFEHEKAVVLERAVVRTQAGSVELEKLQKLLVMREQEMSRVKRLARNIVEQRSELELFLHEALAQVKQEILTSQIQYRQEAIQAYRKRMSEARSGRKDYPRIRTFTKAPHSTNSVYTDLEEAESWSNLQSSKVDISELTWEQKEKVLRLLFAKINGLKNRTVKPLALTSERGQNESSPGATEKVPQMTFITQEHVSNISSNLCRFPDLQTI; via the exons ATGCCGACGAAAAAAACTAAGAAAGGAGCGAAACGGACAAAAGG taaaggaaagaaagaaatcaaGCCAAACTCCAAATCAGATAAGGAATGTGATCTGGAAAGGGCTAAAGCTAATGCTGCTCTGTGGGAGTCTCGACTGGAAGTAACAGAGAACTCTCGTGTAGAATATCGTGAAGTCGCTAGGAGACTAGCCCGGGCAAATGAAGAGCTCACAAATCAACAGTACAGAGCCGAGAAGGACACAACTGATATTATTGGTTTCCTAAAGAAGAAGGACCTTGAGAAAGATACAAAG ACTGCTGCATTGGAAGAACAACTAAAAGATCATAAATcaaaagcctttcaagaaaaaGAGCTTTTA GTTGCGGAGTATTTGCTGAAGATTAATGAGTTGGAAGAGAAGATCAAGAAGAAAACCAGCGAGTTTCGTATGATTCAGGGGGAACTTAAGATCATCAAGGAGTTCCGCAAAAAAAAGGCTGACATGGAACAAGAGCTAATCACT ATTAAAGAAAATATGTATATTGCTGAACGTGAACACCAGGAGAGCCTTGCAAGAATGGAGCACAAATTTTTCAGTGAGAAG GTTCGTTTAGAAAAGGAAGCCGAGCAAAGAATTGCCCAGCTAGCAGAAAGAGCCCACAATGAGGCAATTGT GCAGCTGGATGAGGCATCCCGATCAGTTTTCAAGGAGAATGTGCATTTAAAGGAGGCACTTGGGTATCACTTGAAGGAAGTGAAGGAGCTTTCAAGGGGCAACAAGGTTCTTACAGACGAGAACACTTCTCTCAACCTCCACAAG GAGATGAGCGAGCTGATGATTAAAGAGAACGTGGCCAAGCTGGCGGCCCAGCGGAGTGAGCTCTCCGAATTGAAGGCCAAAGTGGAAACTTTGGAGAAAGCCATGGTCATCAAGGCCTCTGAGTTTGAACATGAGAAGGCAGTTGTGCTGGAGCGTGCTGTAGTTAGAACTCAGGCTGGCAGTGTGGAGCTGGAGAAGCTGCAGAAATTGCTGGTTATGCGGGAGCAAGAGATGAGTCGAGTGAAGCGTCTTGCACGCAACATCGTGGAACAGCGCAGCGAGCTTGAGCTGTTCCTTCATGAAGCTCTGGCTCAGGTTAAGCAGGAGATCCTAACCAGTCAGATCCAATACAG ACAGGAGGCAATACAAGCGTATCGCAAACGGATGAGTGAAGCACGGTCAGGAAGGAAGGACTACCCCCGCATACGCACCTTTACCAAGGCTCCCCACAGCACCAACAGTGTTTACACTGATCTGGAAGAAGCAGAAAGTTG GAGCAACCTGCAGAGCTCGAAAGTGGACATCTCTGAACTGACCTGGGAGCAGAAGGAAAAAGTGCTGAGGCTGCTCTTTGCTAAAATAAATGGCTTAAAAAACAG AACAGTCAAGCCTTTGGCTCTTACCTCAGAGAGGGGTCAGAATGAGAGTAGTCCAGG GGCCACAGAAAAGGTACCCCAGATGACCTTTATAACCCAGGAACATGTGTCCAACATTTCCTCCAATCTCTGTAGATTCCCAGACCTACAGACCATCTGA